One Nostoc sp. UHCC 0302 DNA window includes the following coding sequences:
- a CDS encoding bifunctional sterol desaturase/short chain dehydrogenase: protein MMKMLAENLLGIESRLQINWVLVNACLEFVSWGVFSLLLAEILRDSYHALCHQVTWLAKWHNKHHMAYRRDLSIVSLKAYQDSQLYHDILESSLLLVILTVIALVVHQIGLWLGVAYACTFLFGASLRYFQGKIDTDYNHLPGPLTTIPSIWWVNRSYHWRHHFDDVNAYYSGVFSLVDKILGTGLSVKGKTVALTGASGTLGQALAAELLKHNAKVVALTTNPEKLPEQAGVKVVPWQLGNEADLRNSLEKIDILIINHGINVYASRTPEAINSSYEVNTFSALRLMDIFLTTVTGPQAKATKEIWVNTSEAEVSPALSPLYELSKRALGDVVTLKRLDGDCVIRKLILGPFKSQLNPYGVMSAEQVARAILFLAKRDFRNIIVTINPLTYMLFPLKEASTWLYYRIFSKTAKS, encoded by the coding sequence ATGATGAAGATGCTAGCTGAAAACTTACTTGGGATTGAGTCCAGATTACAAATTAATTGGGTTCTGGTAAATGCCTGCTTAGAGTTTGTTAGTTGGGGAGTCTTCTCACTTTTACTCGCTGAGATTTTAAGAGACAGCTACCATGCTTTGTGTCACCAAGTCACTTGGCTTGCTAAATGGCACAACAAGCACCATATGGCTTATCGCCGAGATTTATCGATAGTTTCTCTAAAAGCTTACCAAGATTCCCAGCTTTATCACGATATTTTAGAGTCGAGTCTACTACTGGTGATATTGACAGTAATTGCCTTAGTTGTTCACCAAATAGGATTATGGCTGGGAGTAGCTTATGCTTGCACTTTCTTATTTGGTGCGTCTCTGCGATATTTCCAGGGGAAAATTGATACAGACTACAATCACCTACCCGGCCCTTTAACGACAATTCCATCCATTTGGTGGGTGAATCGGTCTTACCATTGGCGGCATCATTTTGATGATGTCAACGCTTACTACAGTGGAGTTTTTTCCCTAGTGGACAAAATACTCGGCACAGGACTGTCTGTTAAGGGTAAAACTGTGGCTTTAACGGGGGCATCAGGCACTCTGGGGCAAGCATTGGCTGCTGAACTGCTAAAGCATAATGCTAAAGTCGTGGCATTAACTACTAATCCAGAAAAGTTACCAGAGCAAGCTGGGGTAAAGGTGGTTCCTTGGCAGTTGGGTAATGAAGCTGATTTGAGGAATAGTTTAGAGAAAATTGATATTTTGATTATCAACCACGGAATCAATGTCTACGCTAGCCGCACACCAGAGGCAATCAACTCTTCTTATGAAGTGAATACTTTTTCAGCATTGCGGTTGATGGATATATTTTTGACAACTGTGACAGGGCCACAAGCAAAAGCAACTAAAGAAATCTGGGTTAATACTTCTGAGGCTGAGGTGTCTCCAGCACTGAGTCCACTTTATGAACTGAGCAAACGAGCGCTAGGAGATGTTGTTACCCTAAAGCGATTAGATGGGGATTGTGTAATTCGCAAGTTAATTCTCGGCCCGTTTAAGAGCCAACTCAATCCTTATGGAGTGATGTCGGCAGAGCAAGTTGCTCGTGCGATCCTGTTTTTAGCTAAGCGAGATTTCCGAAATATTATTGTGACGATCAATCCTCTCACTTATATGCTTTTTCCTTTGAAGGAAGCTAGTACGTGGCTATACTATCGAATTTTTAGTAAGACAGCGAAGAGTTAA
- the cobA gene encoding uroporphyrinogen-III C-methyltransferase, whose translation MTQTRGKVYLVGAGLGDVAYLTVKASNLLAIAEVLVYDALVDTQLLHCVPLDCLKLDVGKRGGKPSTPQAEINSLLVKYCQQGKQVVRLKSGDPFIFGRCTSEIEALKASGCDFEVVPGISSALAAPLLAGIPLTDPVLSRTFAVFTAHEPDALDWEALSRLETLVILMGGRHLPEIIHQLLRYRRSPLTPIAIIRWAGTLYQQIWTAQLGNILEQTAGVSLSPIVIVIGEVVGLRKYLQPERINSEDSTTGKTPSPQLMSTNLPHSPTFPLPHSPTPPLPHSSPLPLAGKTILVTRSVGQSSQFCDRLTASGANVIEMPALEIGPPSNWEALDNAIGHLSDFNWLILTSTNGIEYFFDRLNAQGKDARALTGVKIAVVGEKTAQSLKQRCIQPDFIPPNFVADSLVEHFPEQLLGKKVLFPRVESGGREVLVKELTAKGAEVIEVAAYQSCCPSSIPPAAELALQNRAVDVITFASSKTVQFFCQLTANIFSNNPDAHQLLQGVCIASIGPQTSKTCHSLLGRVDIEAEEYTLDGLTQALIKWATNS comes from the coding sequence ATGACTCAAACAAGGGGCAAAGTTTACCTCGTAGGCGCAGGGCTTGGAGATGTGGCCTATTTAACAGTAAAAGCTAGTAATCTCTTAGCTATTGCTGAGGTGTTGGTTTACGATGCCTTAGTAGATACCCAATTATTACATTGCGTACCGCTAGATTGCCTCAAGTTAGATGTCGGTAAACGTGGAGGTAAACCCAGCACGCCCCAAGCTGAGATTAACAGCTTACTAGTAAAGTACTGCCAGCAAGGAAAACAAGTTGTACGGCTTAAATCAGGTGATCCATTTATTTTTGGGCGCTGTACTTCCGAGATTGAGGCTTTGAAAGCATCTGGTTGTGATTTTGAAGTAGTTCCAGGAATTTCTTCAGCCCTTGCAGCACCTTTACTTGCAGGAATTCCTCTGACAGATCCAGTTTTAAGTCGCACTTTTGCAGTGTTTACAGCCCACGAACCAGATGCTTTAGACTGGGAAGCACTTTCACGCTTAGAAACACTAGTAATTTTGATGGGAGGGCGACATTTACCAGAGATAATACATCAATTATTGCGGTATAGGCGATCGCCTTTAACACCCATTGCTATCATTCGCTGGGCTGGAACTCTTTATCAACAAATTTGGACAGCCCAACTGGGTAATATTTTAGAACAAACCGCTGGAGTATCTCTTTCCCCAATCGTAATTGTGATTGGCGAAGTTGTCGGGCTACGCAAGTACTTGCAACCTGAGAGAATAAACTCTGAGGATTCAACTACAGGTAAAACTCCTAGCCCCCAACTTATGTCAACTAATCTCCCCCACTCCCCCACTTTCCCACTCCCCCACTCCCCCACTCCCCCACTCCCCCACTCTTCCCCTCTTCCTCTCGCTGGCAAAACCATCCTGGTAACACGTTCGGTTGGACAATCAAGTCAATTTTGCGATCGCCTGACTGCATCAGGTGCTAATGTCATTGAAATGCCAGCCTTAGAAATCGGCCCGCCTTCTAATTGGGAAGCTTTGGATAATGCGATCGGGCATTTATCTGACTTCAACTGGCTAATTCTCACTTCAACTAATGGCATAGAATACTTTTTTGATAGACTCAATGCCCAAGGTAAAGATGCACGTGCTTTAACAGGCGTTAAAATTGCGGTTGTTGGGGAGAAAACAGCCCAAAGCCTCAAACAACGCTGCATCCAACCAGATTTTATTCCCCCCAACTTTGTCGCTGATTCATTAGTGGAACACTTTCCCGAACAACTACTAGGTAAAAAGGTATTATTTCCTAGAGTGGAAAGTGGCGGACGAGAAGTTTTAGTTAAGGAATTAACCGCCAAAGGTGCAGAGGTAATTGAAGTTGCCGCATATCAATCCTGCTGTCCAAGTAGTATCCCACCTGCCGCAGAGTTAGCGCTGCAAAATCGTGCAGTGGATGTAATCACCTTTGCCAGTTCTAAAACTGTGCAATTTTTCTGTCAACTCACAGCAAATATATTCTCGAATAACCCTGATGCACATCAGTTATTACAAGGAGTTTGCATAGCCTCTATCGGCCCCCAAACCTCCAAAACTTGTCATTCCTTATTAGGACGCGTGGATATAGAAGCTGAAGAATATACTTTAGATGGATTAACCCAAGCACTGATAAAATGGGCAACAAATTCTTAG
- the coaE gene encoding dephospho-CoA kinase (Dephospho-CoA kinase (CoaE) performs the final step in coenzyme A biosynthesis.) encodes MTKRIIGLTGGIATGKTTVTNYLANAYNLPILDADIYARDAVSVGSPILDAIAQRYGEEILLPDRSLNRQKLGEIIFNHQGERDWIEGLIHPYVGEQFLKAIAQSPAQILVLVVPLLFEAGMTDLVTEIWVVRCSLEQQLQRLMQRNHLTKEQAQARINSQLSLEEKAALADVVLDNSSTLEALLKQVDVAVASLRSSS; translated from the coding sequence ATGACAAAACGCATCATCGGCTTAACTGGAGGTATTGCCACAGGCAAAACCACTGTCACTAATTATTTGGCTAATGCTTATAATTTACCGATTTTAGATGCTGATATTTATGCTAGAGATGCAGTATCTGTAGGTTCGCCTATTCTGGATGCGATCGCCCAACGTTACGGCGAAGAGATATTACTGCCAGATCGCAGTCTCAACCGCCAAAAGCTAGGCGAAATTATCTTTAATCACCAAGGCGAACGCGACTGGATAGAGGGATTGATTCATCCTTATGTAGGCGAACAATTCCTTAAAGCAATTGCCCAATCCCCTGCACAAATACTGGTATTAGTAGTACCTCTGCTATTTGAAGCTGGAATGACTGATTTGGTTACAGAAATCTGGGTAGTGCGTTGTTCACTAGAGCAACAGCTACAAAGATTAATGCAAAGAAACCATTTGACCAAAGAACAGGCGCAAGCTCGCATCAATAGCCAACTCTCTTTAGAAGAAAAAGCAGCTCTTGCAGATGTCGTTTTAGATAACTCGTCTACTCTGGAAGCACTCCTCAAACAAGTAGATGTAGCTGTAGCATCCTTACGAAGCTCATCCTGA
- a CDS encoding tetratricopeptide repeat protein, protein MIKIEKSILATAIISLCLLPANVAFGRSVSLGLSKVQDFSLLGVSENKNAVANFEQGINLYKQGDLKGAEVAFRKALEIEPSFSQAYIALGNTLDDQGKPQEAIAIYKKAISLDPKDPGGYFNLGLTLARLNQLEPAIAQYKKAINLDNKYIKAHYNLGNALYAQGKLTEAVAEYTEVTRLEPNYAPTYTRLGNVLYDQGKPQEAIALYKKSISLDPNYGSAHYYLGNALYSLGKSVEAVAEYKEALRLEPKNPIGYNAIGNVLYAEGKIADAVVQYQKAISFDPKYADAHYNLASAFYAQGKLTETVAEYKEAIRLEPKHAEAYTGLGNALDDQGKPQEAIAHYKKAISLSPEYAFAYYNLGITLGREKQTEEAIANLKKARQLFQTQGNKEMVERVDGLFQKISNQTN, encoded by the coding sequence ATGATAAAAATAGAAAAAAGTATCCTGGCTACAGCAATTATTAGCTTATGTTTGCTACCAGCTAATGTTGCTTTTGGTAGAAGTGTGAGCCTTGGCTTATCAAAAGTCCAAGATTTCTCTCTGTTGGGAGTATCTGAGAACAAAAATGCAGTTGCTAACTTCGAGCAAGGAATAAATCTCTACAAACAAGGAGATTTAAAAGGAGCAGAGGTAGCTTTTCGCAAAGCGCTGGAAATAGAACCCAGCTTTTCACAAGCTTATATTGCTTTGGGGAATACTCTTGACGATCAAGGCAAGCCACAAGAAGCGATCGCCATTTACAAAAAAGCTATTAGCCTAGATCCTAAAGATCCTGGAGGATACTTTAATTTAGGTTTGACTTTGGCTAGGCTCAATCAGTTAGAACCAGCGATCGCCCAGTATAAAAAAGCGATTAATCTCGATAATAAGTATATAAAAGCTCACTATAATTTAGGTAACGCCCTGTACGCTCAAGGCAAGCTCACAGAAGCAGTTGCCGAATATACAGAAGTTACACGGCTCGAACCCAATTACGCACCGACTTACACCCGTTTGGGAAATGTACTCTACGATCAAGGCAAGCCACAAGAAGCGATCGCCCTGTACAAAAAATCTATTAGTCTTGATCCTAACTATGGCAGCGCTCATTATTATTTAGGTAACGCTCTGTATAGTCTAGGTAAATCAGTAGAAGCAGTCGCCGAGTATAAAGAAGCCCTTCGCCTTGAACCAAAAAATCCCATAGGTTATAACGCTATAGGAAATGTCCTGTATGCTGAAGGCAAAATAGCAGATGCAGTTGTGCAGTATCAAAAAGCCATTAGCTTCGATCCTAAATATGCAGACGCTCACTATAATTTAGCAAGTGCGTTCTACGCTCAAGGTAAGCTAACAGAAACAGTAGCTGAGTATAAAGAAGCCATTCGCCTTGAACCAAAGCACGCAGAAGCCTATACAGGTTTGGGAAATGCACTTGACGATCAAGGCAAACCACAAGAAGCGATCGCACATTACAAAAAAGCCATTAGTCTGTCACCTGAGTATGCATTCGCTTACTATAATTTGGGAATTACACTTGGCAGAGAAAAACAAACAGAAGAAGCGATCGCCAATCTCAAAAAAGCCAGACAATTATTCCAAACTCAAGGAAACAAAGAGATGGTTGAGCGAGTTGATGGGCTATTCCAAAAAATTAGTAATCAAACAAATTAA
- a CDS encoding efflux RND transporter periplasmic adaptor subunit: MRCLASVQTKKPSSLIAQTVPRFHGVIQTGRLWLLLLGLTWLCAACNASEAQSTKGAAGKNRPVPVVVTTATQKMIPILLRATGTVEAYSTVSVKSQVGGQLTGVYFQQGQNVKKGDLLFKIDSRSLEAALMQANAAKAKDVAQVKQAQANVVKAIAQVNQAKANVVKDVAQATNADVQAQRYSTLLKQGAISKEQADQFQTTADAQRATVKADQGGVANAQAAVVAAQADVQNAQAAVAADEAAIENAKVQLSYSSIYAPIAGRTGSVQLTRGNLVKANAANADDSLVTISQIRPIYVTFSIPQRQLPDLKKYSTRGKLEVNALPPKDAGRPVRGELTFVDSGLNTQTGTIQLKGTFANTDERLVPGQFVNVVLKLTEEPNAITVPSQAVQSGQQGQFVYVIKADKTAEMRPVTVGDTVESETVIRQGLKPGEQVVTDGQFNLVPGATVQVKPEVGSRSQGVNR; the protein is encoded by the coding sequence ATGCGCTGTTTAGCCTCTGTTCAAACGAAAAAGCCTTCATCCCTGATTGCTCAAACTGTCCCTCGCTTTCATGGCGTAATTCAAACAGGACGTTTATGGCTACTTCTGCTGGGACTGACTTGGTTGTGTGCTGCCTGTAATGCTTCCGAAGCCCAATCAACTAAAGGGGCAGCCGGAAAAAATAGACCTGTGCCAGTGGTAGTTACTACTGCAACTCAAAAAATGATTCCCATCCTGCTACGAGCGACGGGAACAGTAGAAGCATATTCTACTGTATCTGTCAAGTCTCAGGTAGGTGGACAACTTACTGGGGTTTATTTCCAGCAGGGACAGAACGTGAAGAAAGGAGACTTGCTATTTAAAATCGATTCCCGGTCTTTAGAAGCAGCATTAATGCAAGCTAATGCTGCCAAAGCCAAAGATGTAGCACAGGTGAAACAGGCACAGGCAAATGTGGTCAAAGCGATCGCCCAAGTGAACCAAGCGAAAGCGAATGTAGTCAAAGATGTCGCTCAGGCAACAAATGCAGATGTGCAAGCTCAACGCTATTCTACTTTACTCAAGCAGGGGGCAATCAGTAAAGAACAAGCCGATCAGTTCCAAACGACTGCTGATGCTCAACGGGCAACTGTAAAAGCAGATCAAGGTGGAGTCGCAAATGCTCAAGCAGCGGTAGTGGCGGCTCAAGCAGACGTGCAGAACGCTCAGGCAGCAGTAGCAGCTGATGAAGCAGCAATTGAGAATGCTAAAGTTCAGCTTTCCTACAGTTCCATCTACGCACCAATTGCTGGGCGTACAGGTAGCGTGCAGCTAACGCGAGGCAACTTAGTAAAAGCAAACGCAGCGAATGCTGACGATTCACTCGTTACGATTAGCCAAATCCGTCCGATTTACGTCACCTTTTCGATTCCCCAACGGCAACTCCCAGACCTGAAAAAATACAGTACTAGAGGCAAGCTGGAAGTTAATGCTCTCCCTCCTAAAGATGCAGGGCGTCCGGTGCGGGGTGAACTCACCTTCGTTGATAGCGGATTGAATACCCAAACAGGCACAATTCAACTCAAAGGTACATTTGCCAACACTGACGAGCGACTTGTTCCAGGACAGTTTGTCAATGTAGTACTCAAGCTAACCGAAGAACCGAATGCCATTACAGTGCCTTCCCAAGCAGTCCAAAGTGGACAGCAGGGGCAGTTTGTCTATGTGATTAAAGCCGACAAAACAGCAGAAATGCGTCCAGTTACAGTCGGTGACACTGTTGAGAGTGAAACTGTCATCCGACAAGGCTTGAAACCGGGTGAGCAAGTAGTCACTGATGGACAATTCAACCTAGTACCTGGAGCCACAGTACAGGTGAAACCGGAAGTAGGAAGTAGGAGCCAGGGAGTAAATCGATGA
- a CDS encoding efflux RND transporter permease subunit encodes MNISEIFIRRPIMTTLVMVGILIFGLISYRQLPVSDLPNVDYPTLQVTANLPGASPETMAASVATPLEQQFSSIAGLSSMNSTSSLGTTQVTLQFDLNREIDGAAQDVQAAISKATKQLPTNMPSPPSYRKVNPADQPILYISLNSAILPLATVDKYAETLLAQRLSMVDGVAQVQVYGSQKYAVRIQVDPESLSAKGIGIDEVATSVANGNVNLPTGTLYGKEQNYTIQANGQLNDAASYRSLTVAYQNGAPVQLGEIGQVLDSVENDKIASWYFPSKEGQGSKRAREQKSRRAEEKSQPKQNSGVRAIVLAIQRQPGTNTVEVVDAIKKLLPTFRNQIPAAVNMNILYDRSQSIRESVDDVQFTLLLTIALVVLVIFLFLRNISATVIPSLAVPLSIVATFGIMLLLGYSLDNLSLMALTLSVGFVVDDAVVMLENIVRHMEMGESRMEAALNGSREIGFTILSMTISLVAVFIPVLFMEGILGRLFREFAVTISVAILVSGVISLSLTPMLCSRFLRPPHHEREAGAGGQRSRGAEGEITHTQPPVTSPQSPVTNFKTRLYNISENFFNTLLHGYEWSLKRSLKYHRTTMVISGAILVATAYLFIIVPKGFVPNADVGQITATTQASEDISFDEMVKHQQAVAAIAYRDPNVDSINSSVGAGGPNASANAGRILIELKPRHERKLGADEIVQELRPKLSRVPGIKVFLQNPPAINIGGQQTKAQYQYTLQSPNIQELYQYAPLLENKLRSLSDLQDVNTDLQVRNPQVQVNINRDQASSLGLTANQIETALSNAYGTRQVSTIYAPDNQYQVIMGVEPKYQQNSNALDLLSIRNPSGQLVPLNAVASLTKNVGPLTINHKGQLASVTFSFNLKPGISLNSVTGKIEKLARETLPPTISTAFQGSAQAFQSSIQGLGMLLLVAIFVIYIVLGILYENFIHPLTILSSLPSAGFGALLTLLLFKVDLNIYAFVGIILLVGIVKKNGIMMVDFAIEARQNGKTPYDAIYEACIVRFRPIMMTTMAALMGTLPIALGLGAGADTRRPLGLAVVGGLLFSQFLTLYLTPVFYTYMESWQTKLQKRDWRKKPKQNSPAL; translated from the coding sequence ATGAATATTTCCGAGATATTTATCCGGCGTCCAATCATGACAACTTTAGTTATGGTTGGCATTTTGATATTTGGGTTGATTAGTTACAGACAGTTGCCCGTTAGCGATTTGCCGAATGTAGATTATCCTACACTGCAAGTTACAGCTAATCTGCCCGGAGCTAGTCCAGAAACAATGGCTGCCTCAGTCGCAACGCCTCTAGAGCAGCAGTTTTCTAGCATTGCTGGGTTGAGCTCGATGAACTCTACCAGTTCTTTGGGTACTACACAAGTAACGTTGCAATTTGACTTAAATCGAGAGATAGATGGGGCAGCACAGGATGTGCAAGCAGCTATTTCTAAAGCAACCAAGCAGTTACCTACTAATATGCCGAGTCCTCCGTCTTACCGAAAGGTAAATCCGGCGGATCAGCCCATCTTATATATATCTCTCAATTCTGCTATCTTGCCGCTGGCGACTGTAGACAAGTATGCTGAAACCCTGCTGGCACAACGCCTATCGATGGTAGATGGAGTGGCGCAAGTGCAGGTGTACGGCTCTCAAAAGTATGCAGTACGAATTCAAGTAGACCCCGAATCGTTAAGTGCCAAAGGGATAGGAATTGATGAAGTAGCAACATCAGTTGCTAACGGAAATGTCAATCTACCTACAGGTACGCTTTACGGGAAAGAGCAGAATTATACAATCCAGGCAAACGGTCAACTTAACGATGCTGCCAGCTATCGTTCTTTAACTGTCGCTTATCAAAACGGCGCACCAGTACAGCTAGGGGAAATCGGTCAAGTGCTGGACAGTGTAGAAAATGATAAGATTGCCAGCTGGTATTTTCCTAGCAAAGAGGGGCAGGGAAGCAAGAGAGCAAGGGAGCAGAAGAGCAGAAGGGCAGAGGAGAAATCCCAACCCAAACAAAATTCTGGAGTGCGGGCGATCGTTCTGGCAATTCAGCGTCAGCCGGGAACCAATACAGTTGAAGTGGTGGATGCAATCAAGAAACTGCTACCCACCTTCCGCAATCAGATTCCGGCAGCTGTGAACATGAATATTCTCTATGATCGCTCTCAATCAATTCGGGAGTCGGTGGATGATGTCCAATTCACGCTGTTGCTCACTATTGCCTTAGTGGTATTAGTGATATTTCTCTTTCTCCGCAATATCTCTGCTACAGTCATTCCCAGTTTGGCAGTGCCGCTTTCGATTGTGGCAACGTTTGGAATTATGCTGCTACTGGGCTACTCACTCGATAACCTATCACTGATGGCGTTAACCCTTTCAGTAGGATTCGTGGTAGATGATGCCGTAGTCATGTTAGAGAATATTGTTCGCCACATGGAGATGGGTGAAAGCCGCATGGAAGCAGCCCTAAATGGTTCTAGAGAGATTGGTTTCACAATCTTGTCCATGACTATTTCCTTGGTAGCAGTATTTATCCCCGTGCTGTTCATGGAAGGTATTTTGGGACGGCTATTTCGTGAGTTCGCCGTTACCATCAGCGTTGCTATACTAGTGTCCGGCGTGATTTCTCTGAGCTTGACACCAATGCTTTGTTCGAGATTTTTACGTCCACCTCATCATGAGAGGGAGGCAGGGGCAGGGGGGCAGAGGAGCAGGGGAGCAGAGGGAGAAATAACTCATACCCAGCCCCCAGTCACCAGTCCCCAGTCACCAGTCACCAATTTTAAAACTCGTCTATATAATATCTCGGAAAACTTCTTTAATACGCTGTTGCATGGGTACGAGTGGAGCTTAAAGCGCTCACTCAAGTATCACCGCACAACAATGGTGATTTCTGGAGCGATTCTTGTAGCAACAGCGTATCTATTTATAATTGTCCCTAAAGGGTTTGTACCGAATGCAGATGTTGGACAAATTACTGCAACTACCCAAGCCTCAGAGGATATTTCCTTTGATGAGATGGTAAAACATCAGCAAGCTGTGGCTGCGATCGCCTATCGTGATCCTAATGTGGATTCGATTAACTCCAGTGTTGGGGCTGGTGGGCCAAATGCTTCCGCCAATGCTGGACGAATTTTAATTGAACTCAAGCCTCGCCATGAACGTAAGTTGGGTGCTGATGAAATTGTCCAAGAACTCCGACCCAAGCTGTCGCGTGTACCTGGAATCAAGGTCTTCTTGCAAAATCCCCCTGCTATTAATATCGGTGGTCAACAAACAAAGGCGCAGTATCAATACACACTCCAAAGTCCTAATATCCAAGAACTTTATCAGTATGCGCCACTTCTAGAAAACAAGTTGCGATCGCTCTCAGATTTGCAAGATGTAAACACTGATCTGCAAGTTAGGAATCCACAAGTACAAGTAAATATTAACCGCGACCAAGCTTCATCTCTGGGTTTGACTGCCAATCAGATTGAAACTGCCCTGAGTAACGCCTATGGTACTCGCCAAGTTTCCACAATCTACGCCCCTGATAATCAGTACCAAGTGATTATGGGAGTAGAACCAAAATATCAGCAAAATTCCAATGCCCTGGATTTACTCTCAATTCGCAATCCTAGTGGACAACTAGTACCACTCAACGCTGTAGCAAGTTTGACTAAAAATGTGGGGCCGCTGACTATTAATCACAAAGGGCAGCTCGCCTCTGTAACATTCTCTTTTAACTTAAAACCGGGAATCTCACTAAATAGTGTCACTGGTAAAATTGAGAAATTAGCACGCGAAACGTTACCACCTACAATTAGTACAGCTTTCCAGGGTTCAGCCCAAGCATTTCAGTCATCGATTCAAGGGCTGGGAATGCTGCTGCTAGTTGCCATCTTTGTGATTTATATTGTGTTGGGGATTCTCTACGAGAACTTCATTCACCCCCTCACCATCCTCTCTAGCTTACCTTCTGCTGGATTTGGGGCATTACTGACCCTATTGCTATTTAAAGTTGACTTAAATATTTACGCCTTCGTCGGTATTATCCTGCTGGTTGGGATTGTGAAGAAAAATGGCATCATGATGGTTGACTTTGCTATTGAAGCTCGTCAAAACGGTAAAACTCCCTATGATGCTATTTATGAAGCCTGCATAGTGAGATTTCGTCCAATTATGATGACCACAATGGCCGCATTGATGGGGACATTGCCCATCGCCCTCGGTTTGGGTGCTGGAGCAGATACACGCCGTCCTCTTGGTCTAGCAGTAGTTGGGGGACTACTATTCTCGCAGTTTCTCACACTTTATTTAACACCCGTTTTCTACACCTACATGGAGTCTTGGCAAACAAAGCTCCAAAAACGCGACTGGCGCAAAAAGCCAAAGCAAAATTCTCCTGCACTGTAA